A window of Polypterus senegalus isolate Bchr_013 chromosome 14, ASM1683550v1, whole genome shotgun sequence contains these coding sequences:
- the LOC120514678 gene encoding histone H4, protein MSGRGKGGKGLGKGGAKRHRKVLRDNIQGITKPAIRRLARRGGVKRISGLIYEETRGVLKVFLENVIRDAVTYTEHAKRKTVTAMDVVYALKRQGRTLYGFGG, encoded by the coding sequence ATGTCTGGTCGTGGTAAAGGTGGAAAGGGACTGGGTAAGGGTGGCGCAAAGCGTCATCGTAAAGTTTTGCGAGATAACATTCAAGGTATTACAAAGCCTGCTATCCGCCGTTTGGCTCGTAGGGGTGGAGTAAAGCGAATTTCAGGCTTGATCTATGAAGAGACCCGTGGAGTACTGAAAGTGTTCTTAGAGAATGTTATTCGAGATGCGGTCACCTATACTGAGCATGCCAAGAGAAAAACTGTGACCGCCATGGATGTGGTATACGCTTTGAAGAGGCAGGGTCGTACTCTGTATGGTTTCGGAGGTTAa